Proteins encoded within one genomic window of Gallus gallus isolate bGalGal1 chromosome 1, bGalGal1.mat.broiler.GRCg7b, whole genome shotgun sequence:
- the RPL24 gene encoding 60S ribosomal protein L24, whose translation MKVELCSFSGYKIYPGHGRRYARTDGKVFQFLNAKCESAFLSKRNPRQINWTVLYRRKHKKGQSEEIQKKRTRRAVKFQRAITGASLAEIMAKRNQKPEVRKAQREQAIRAAKEAKKAKQATKKTAVSAAKAPTKAAPKQKIVKPVKVSAPRVGGKR comes from the exons ATGAA GGTCGAGTTGTGCAGCTTCAGCGGGTATAAGATCTACCCGGGCCATGGCCGCCGCTACGCCCGCACGGATGGCAAG gTTTTCCAATTCTTGAATGCAAAATGTGAGTCTGCATTCCTTTCCAAGAGAAACCCCCGTCAAATCAATTGGACTGTTCTGTATAGGCGTAAGCACAAGAAAGGACAGTCA GAAGAGATACAAAAGAAGCGCACACGCCGTGCTGTTAAGTTTCAGAGGGCTATTACTGGTGCATCCTTAGCTGAGATTATGGCTAAGCGAAACCAGAAGCCTGAAGTACGAAAAGCACAGAGGGAACAAGCTATCAG GGCTGCTAAAGAAGCCAAGAAGGCTAAGCAGGCCACCAAGAAAACGGCTGTTTCTGCTGCAAAG GCTCCAACAAAGGCAGCACCTAAGCAGAAAATTGTGAAGCCAGTCAAGGTTTCTGCTCCTCGTGTTGGTGGAAAGCGCTAG